A window of the Chloroflexus sp. Y-396-1 genome harbors these coding sequences:
- a CDS encoding ATP-binding cassette domain-containing protein, with product MQPLLSVRELNITLATKPILSGITFDLQAGDILGVVGLRSAGKSVLLQVLAGIHPPTSGDVQIEGITLEWRAQIAQRLGIEFVPQTPPLVELMPVLNNIFLGREYGRRRLDQAAMATIAYQWLERFGLPRSLAHQRASDLNEEERQLVALIRAFVRPFRILILDESFSALSFARQQVVLQYLRERAATGVGIILSSDDLNLIFSITNRLLVLYQGRQAALRTTVNTTPREVVELMVGSVRQERVTPLIWAFENYYQAQQQAESLRQRQQQLQHNLAEQDSLNRELVRQLQTQMIALDQLNRALQEANHRLIVEREAERKALARELHDQVIQDLLSFNYQLEHVEEEIEQPTILTELQNIRHGIREVVAMLRQMCSDLRPPTLDSHGLAAALRSLVSQWSEQTGIRVELNLVEPLDRWSETIELTVFRIVQEGLNNVRKHARASQVFLEVRRTSAAGIMVRLADNGRGMETPPDLRSLSEQQHFGLISISERVSLLRGTLQIGPSAWGGLELQVEIPNPAPFPTSEGIGVN from the coding sequence ATGCAACCCCTGCTGAGTGTACGTGAACTGAATATAACCCTTGCCACCAAACCAATCCTGAGCGGAATCACCTTTGATTTACAAGCGGGTGACATCCTGGGAGTGGTTGGTCTGCGCAGTGCGGGGAAATCGGTGCTCTTGCAGGTGCTGGCCGGTATCCATCCACCAACTAGCGGTGACGTGCAGATTGAGGGTATTACGCTGGAATGGCGAGCGCAAATAGCGCAACGGCTCGGCATTGAGTTTGTGCCCCAAACCCCGCCCCTGGTTGAACTCATGCCGGTCCTCAACAATATCTTTCTGGGGCGTGAATATGGCCGCAGACGGCTCGATCAGGCAGCAATGGCAACCATTGCGTATCAGTGGCTAGAACGATTTGGATTGCCGCGCAGCCTCGCTCACCAGCGCGCCAGTGATCTGAACGAAGAAGAACGGCAACTGGTTGCACTTATTCGGGCGTTTGTGCGTCCGTTCCGCATTCTGATCCTCGATGAATCGTTCTCAGCACTGAGTTTCGCCCGCCAGCAGGTTGTCTTGCAGTATCTGCGTGAACGGGCAGCAACTGGCGTTGGTATCATTCTCAGCAGCGACGATCTCAACCTGATCTTCAGCATTACCAATCGGCTGCTGGTCCTGTACCAGGGTCGGCAGGCCGCCTTACGTACAACCGTCAACACGACACCGCGCGAAGTCGTCGAGCTAATGGTCGGTTCAGTCCGTCAGGAGCGCGTCACACCCCTGATCTGGGCCTTTGAGAATTACTATCAGGCCCAACAACAAGCCGAGTCGCTTCGTCAGCGCCAACAGCAACTGCAACACAACCTGGCCGAACAAGACTCGCTCAATCGGGAGTTGGTACGGCAATTACAGACCCAAATGATTGCGCTTGATCAACTCAATCGGGCGTTGCAAGAAGCCAATCACCGGCTCATCGTCGAACGCGAGGCCGAACGCAAAGCGCTGGCCCGCGAGTTGCACGATCAGGTCATTCAAGACCTACTCAGCTTTAACTATCAACTCGAACATGTTGAAGAGGAAATAGAGCAACCAACTATCCTGACCGAGTTACAGAACATTCGGCACGGTATTCGCGAAGTTGTCGCGATGTTGCGGCAGATGTGCAGCGATCTGCGGCCTCCCACTCTCGATAGTCATGGCTTGGCGGCTGCACTACGTTCCCTGGTAAGTCAGTGGAGTGAACAAACCGGCATTCGCGTTGAGCTGAATCTAGTTGAACCGCTAGATCGCTGGTCAGAGACCATCGAACTCACCGTCTTTCGCATCGTGCAAGAAGGGTTGAACAATGTACGTAAACATGCCCGTGCCAGCCAGGTATTCCTGGAGGTACGTCGCACCTCAGCCGCAGGGATTATGGTTCGCCTGGCCGACAACGGACGGGGGATGGAGACACCGCCTGATTTACGCAGTCTGTCAGAGCAGCAACACTTTGGCTTGATCAGCATCAGCGAACGGGTTTCCCTATTGCGTGGGACACTCCAAATCGGCCCCTCAGCCTGGGGAGGGTTGGAACTTCAGGTGGAGATTCCTAACCCGGCGCCCTTTCCAACCAGCGAAGGGATCGGTGTCAACTAG
- a CDS encoding response regulator transcription factor — protein sequence MGTTRVVLADDHAVVRAGLRSALTSVSECEVVGEASNGPQLLAVLAQHQPDLLVVDVAMPDFDPIATIRHIHTTYPAMKILVVSAYDDQSYVIGLLAAGVHGYHLKDQPLSDLQLAVQRIIAGGNWISGPLLSRLIQATPQLTHSPQTALTRRQRELLRLIVQGYDNRRMAQEMGLSVKTVENHLTALYRAINVSSRLEAYQFALQHPELIAETGFEVVQHREPPTTSTVPLTVLVIDDNERYRVQLKRMIAKACIDARLYDAEDCHQAVRLLQQITPDLIFIDLILNDGDGIQCLRRIKALQPGSRVVLISAYPDREFRRLGLESGALAFLDKKDLDAAAVRQVVEDAIQRKHKAL from the coding sequence ATGGGAACGACTCGCGTAGTACTGGCTGATGATCATGCCGTGGTGCGCGCTGGCTTGCGCAGTGCATTGACCAGTGTGTCTGAATGTGAGGTGGTTGGTGAAGCATCAAATGGCCCGCAACTGCTGGCTGTTCTAGCCCAACATCAACCCGACCTGCTGGTTGTTGATGTAGCGATGCCGGACTTCGATCCCATTGCGACCATCCGCCATATTCATACGACCTATCCGGCAATGAAGATTCTGGTGGTTAGCGCCTACGATGATCAATCTTATGTCATTGGCCTGCTAGCAGCCGGTGTCCATGGTTATCACCTGAAAGATCAGCCGCTTAGTGACCTGCAACTGGCAGTCCAACGGATTATCGCTGGCGGTAACTGGATATCCGGCCCGTTGCTAAGCCGTCTCATTCAGGCCACCCCTCAGCTTACCCATTCGCCGCAGACGGCCCTGACCCGTCGTCAACGCGAACTCTTACGGCTGATTGTGCAGGGGTATGATAATCGGCGGATGGCCCAGGAGATGGGTCTCAGCGTGAAGACGGTCGAGAATCATCTGACAGCGCTCTACCGGGCGATTAACGTGAGTAGTCGGCTTGAAGCCTATCAGTTTGCCCTTCAGCATCCCGAACTTATTGCCGAGACAGGCTTCGAGGTTGTTCAGCATCGTGAACCACCAACGACCAGTACAGTACCTCTGACAGTTTTGGTCATCGACGATAACGAACGGTATCGTGTGCAACTCAAGCGGATGATCGCGAAAGCTTGTATCGATGCCCGGTTGTACGACGCAGAGGACTGTCACCAAGCGGTGCGGTTGCTGCAACAGATAACGCCCGATCTCATTTTTATTGACCTAATTCTAAACGATGGTGACGGAATTCAATGTTTGCGTCGAATCAAGGCACTTCAGCCTGGATCAAGAGTTGTCCTGATCAGTGCATATCCAGATCGCGAGTTTCGTCGTTTAGGGCTGGAATCTGGAGCACTGGCCTTCCTTGATAAGAAAGACCTCGACGCCGCCGCAGTTCGTCAGGTTGTCGAGGACGCCATCCAGCGTAAGCACAAAGCGCTCTAA
- a CDS encoding sugar ABC transporter permease, translating to MTTRAQVKQTTFLNNLQRVLGQNIRQYGMFIALFIIMIIFSITTNGIFISSRNLSNLINQTGYIAVLAVGMTLVIVIRHIDLSVGFLAGFLGAVAAIALRFWELPTIVVVPMVMVMGMLAGLLTALPVAELKIPSFVASLAGWLIYRGALQLVTAGTGTIIIEDETFNAIGNGFIPDVPFSLVPGYHTLTLLLGLVAIVAYIVSEVRTRSKKLAYNFEVLPLDMFVLKLVFISTLIGLLAWIMAGYNGLSWTMVIVLVVVAIYHFVTTQTVLGRHIYAVGGNPEAAELSGISVKRITYIVFASMGMLSALSGVLFASRLRSATTTAGTLFELDAIAAAYIGGVSAAGGVGNVIGSIIGALVYVSLTSGMNLMGIDIAYQYIVRGLVLVAAVIFDVTTRRRGRAG from the coding sequence ATGACGACCAGAGCACAGGTCAAACAGACAACGTTTCTGAACAATCTACAACGAGTATTGGGACAAAATATTCGGCAATACGGCATGTTTATTGCCTTGTTCATCATCATGATCATTTTTTCGATCACAACTAATGGTATCTTTATCTCATCCCGTAATCTGAGTAATTTAATCAACCAGACCGGCTACATCGCGGTGTTAGCGGTGGGTATGACGCTGGTGATCGTGATCCGCCATATTGACCTCTCGGTTGGCTTTCTGGCCGGTTTTCTTGGTGCAGTGGCAGCAATTGCTCTGCGTTTTTGGGAATTACCAACCATTGTTGTGGTACCGATGGTCATGGTGATGGGCATGCTTGCCGGTTTACTGACCGCTTTGCCGGTGGCGGAGTTGAAGATACCGTCGTTTGTCGCTTCGCTGGCCGGCTGGTTAATTTACCGTGGTGCATTACAACTGGTTACCGCCGGTACTGGCACGATTATTATCGAAGACGAAACGTTCAACGCGATTGGGAATGGGTTTATTCCTGACGTGCCATTCAGTCTGGTACCTGGCTACCATACGCTCACGCTGTTGCTTGGTCTAGTAGCAATTGTGGCCTATATTGTGAGCGAGGTACGCACCCGCAGCAAGAAACTGGCGTACAATTTCGAGGTGTTGCCCCTCGATATGTTTGTGCTCAAACTGGTCTTCATCTCGACCCTTATTGGTCTACTGGCGTGGATCATGGCTGGTTACAATGGCCTTTCGTGGACGATGGTCATTGTGCTGGTTGTTGTCGCAATCTATCATTTTGTCACCACCCAGACCGTCCTTGGTCGCCACATTTATGCGGTTGGCGGTAACCCCGAAGCTGCTGAGTTGAGCGGGATCAGTGTCAAGCGGATTACCTATATTGTCTTTGCTTCGATGGGCATGCTCTCGGCGCTGTCGGGGGTGTTGTTTGCTTCGCGCTTGCGCTCGGCAACGACCACTGCTGGTACGCTATTTGAACTTGATGCAATTGCAGCAGCGTACATCGGGGGGGTGTCGGCAGCCGGAGGCGTCGGGAATGTCATTGGCTCAATCATCGGTGCACTGGTCTATGTATCATTAACGAGCGGTATGAACCTGATGGGTATCGATATTGCGTATCAATATATCGTGCGCGGTCTGGTGCTGGTCGCAGCGGTGATCTTTGATGTGACAACTCGTCGGCGTGGTCGGGCAGGGTAA
- a CDS encoding sugar ABC transporter ATP-binding protein → METPILEMRKITKEFPGVRALDNVTFSVKRGEIHCLVGENGAGKSTLMKILSGVYPYGSYSGEILINGQPQRFLGIADSERVGIGIIYQELALVPEMTIYENIFLGHEICRNGIIDWNETIRQANEVLRKVRLSVNPATKIRDLGVGIQQLVEIAKALSREVKILILDEPTAALNEDDSENLLNLLRELRDQGVTCILISHKLKEVLSVADTVTVLRDGKTVCTLDAHKGEVNEQALIRNMVGREITNIYPPRSRRVSDDVVLELRNWTVYSPEAGRYLLRDVNLRVRRGEIVGLAGLMGAGRTELALSLFGNAPGYHISGELWLKGRKRTFHHPREAIAAGMAYVSEDRKAKGLILIQDVRQNLTLANLRALANNGVIDRNAEIQIAEKYRQSLNIKTPTIEQPVGNLSGGNQQKVCLGKWLFVQPDVLILDEPTRGIDVGAKYEIYQLMNRLVEDGMSIIMISSELPEVLGMSDRVYVVSGGRIKGELPIAEATQEKIMALAVDY, encoded by the coding sequence ATGGAAACCCCGATTCTGGAAATGCGCAAGATTACCAAAGAATTCCCCGGTGTGCGTGCGCTTGATAACGTTACTTTCAGTGTTAAACGGGGCGAAATTCACTGTCTGGTGGGCGAAAATGGCGCCGGTAAATCAACGTTGATGAAAATTTTAAGTGGCGTCTATCCATACGGATCGTACAGTGGCGAAATTCTCATTAATGGTCAGCCGCAGCGTTTTTTGGGGATCGCCGATAGTGAGCGGGTTGGAATTGGTATTATTTATCAGGAACTGGCGCTCGTTCCAGAAATGACAATCTACGAAAACATCTTTCTTGGTCACGAAATCTGTCGGAATGGTATTATCGATTGGAATGAAACCATCCGTCAGGCTAACGAGGTCCTGCGCAAAGTGCGTTTATCCGTGAATCCGGCAACCAAAATTCGTGATCTGGGGGTTGGCATCCAGCAATTGGTTGAAATTGCCAAGGCATTGAGTCGTGAAGTCAAGATTCTCATTCTCGATGAACCAACGGCAGCTCTCAATGAGGATGATAGCGAGAACCTGTTGAATTTGCTGCGTGAACTGCGCGATCAGGGTGTGACGTGCATTCTTATCTCACATAAACTCAAAGAGGTTTTGTCGGTGGCCGACACTGTTACCGTGCTCCGCGATGGTAAGACGGTTTGCACGCTTGACGCCCATAAAGGTGAGGTCAACGAACAGGCGCTGATTCGGAATATGGTCGGACGTGAAATTACCAATATCTATCCACCACGCAGTCGCCGGGTCAGTGACGATGTCGTGCTTGAATTACGCAACTGGACAGTCTATTCCCCGGAGGCCGGACGTTATTTGTTGCGTGATGTGAATCTGCGCGTCCGTCGTGGCGAGATCGTTGGTCTGGCTGGATTGATGGGCGCCGGTCGGACAGAACTGGCTCTCAGCCTGTTTGGGAACGCACCGGGGTATCACATCAGCGGCGAACTATGGCTTAAAGGTCGCAAACGCACCTTCCACCATCCGCGTGAAGCCATTGCTGCCGGAATGGCCTATGTGTCCGAGGATCGCAAGGCCAAAGGTCTGATCCTGATTCAGGATGTACGCCAGAACCTCACCCTGGCTAACCTGAGAGCACTAGCGAACAACGGGGTAATCGACCGGAATGCCGAAATTCAAATCGCCGAGAAATATCGTCAGTCACTGAATATAAAGACTCCCACCATTGAACAGCCGGTCGGGAATCTCAGTGGTGGTAATCAGCAAAAGGTGTGTCTCGGCAAGTGGCTCTTTGTGCAGCCTGATGTCCTTATCCTCGATGAACCAACCCGCGGTATTGACGTAGGAGCGAAGTATGAAATCTACCAGTTGATGAATCGGCTGGTCGAAGATGGCATGAGCATCATCATGATCTCATCAGAATTGCCAGAAGTCCTTGGCATGAGTGATCGGGTCTACGTCGTCTCTGGGGGTCGAATCAAGGGTGAATTACCGATCGCTGAGGCAACTCAGGAAAAGATTATGGCGCTGGCAGTTGATTATTAA
- a CDS encoding sugar ABC transporter substrate-binding protein: MSKKTLWFMLSLLTAFVFLLTACGGSNTGNTGGSSGGSTGGSSQKLAVGIVLPTKDEPRWIQDETRFREALQQAGYQVEILFSQGSSAKEKENVEALISKGIKVLIICPHDGTAAAAAAEAARAAGVKVISYDRLIRETEAVDYYVTFDSIAVGAQQAQYLVDRASGSGNPLYLYAGAASDNNAFLFFEGAWKVLQPKIADGTFVIKNSSEAVALQNKLDLTRDEMAKIIGQITTNWDFNTAKNLAEANLTAVTAADKGKVYILAPNDGTARAIADAFAADKDVTQYFVTGQDAEKASVQYIIDGRQSMTVFKDVRTLVKDAIKAAVALLENKQPEARGSYNNGKKDVPAIQSPVVTVTRENVRAALIDSGYYSASDFTNLP, encoded by the coding sequence ATGTCAAAGAAGACTCTGTGGTTCATGCTGTCTTTGTTGACAGCCTTTGTGTTCCTGTTAACTGCCTGTGGCGGCAGTAATACCGGTAATACCGGTGGGAGCAGTGGTGGTAGTACCGGTGGATCGAGCCAAAAACTCGCGGTTGGTATCGTCCTGCCGACTAAAGATGAACCCCGCTGGATTCAGGATGAGACCCGTTTCCGTGAGGCGCTCCAGCAGGCCGGGTATCAGGTCGAAATTCTCTTCAGCCAGGGTTCATCGGCGAAGGAAAAGGAGAATGTTGAGGCTCTGATTTCTAAGGGTATCAAGGTACTGATCATCTGCCCACACGATGGTACAGCCGCTGCCGCTGCGGCCGAGGCTGCCCGTGCTGCTGGTGTAAAGGTCATCTCGTATGACCGCTTGATCCGCGAGACTGAGGCAGTTGATTATTATGTGACCTTTGATAGCATTGCGGTAGGCGCACAGCAGGCGCAATACCTTGTTGATCGTGCTAGTGGCAGTGGCAATCCACTCTACCTCTACGCCGGTGCTGCGTCTGACAACAATGCCTTCCTCTTCTTTGAGGGTGCCTGGAAGGTTCTTCAGCCCAAGATCGCTGATGGTACCTTTGTGATCAAGAACTCCAGCGAGGCGGTTGCCTTGCAGAATAAGCTCGATCTGACTCGTGACGAGATGGCAAAGATTATTGGTCAGATCACGACGAACTGGGATTTCAACACGGCGAAGAATCTGGCCGAAGCTAACCTGACCGCTGTTACTGCCGCCGATAAAGGCAAGGTCTATATCCTTGCCCCAAATGACGGTACGGCACGGGCGATTGCCGATGCCTTTGCCGCAGATAAAGATGTCACCCAGTATTTTGTGACCGGCCAGGACGCTGAGAAGGCTTCGGTGCAGTATATCATCGATGGCCGCCAGTCGATGACCGTGTTCAAGGATGTGCGGACACTGGTGAAAGATGCGATCAAGGCTGCGGTTGCTCTGCTCGAAAATAAGCAGCCTGAAGCGCGTGGTTCCTACAACAATGGGAAGAAAGATGTGCCCGCTATCCAATCGCCAGTTGTGACGGTAACTCGTGAGAATGTGCGTGCTGCACTGATCGACTCGGGTTACTATAGCGCCAGCGATTTCACCAACCTACCCTAA
- a CDS encoding LuxR C-terminal-related transcriptional regulator produces MMMPLVRTKLQPPEALPFLLTRPRLHDRLRLALHRRLVLIAAPAGYGKTSLLAEWLVEARKEWSHIAWVSLDSTDNDIRRMLAYLLEALHHLPEGQRERLQSFINKDSEIDTEQWCAELLNNLAETASSTIIVLDDYHLISDSHIHQAITFLVDHLPPHCRLIILSRRDPPIPLARWRARGHLAELRSFDLAFSPEETATFLLETMDLPLNREQIVTLLESTEGWPAGLHLAALALRDRINRGEVIDDPIPSNRYVADYLIEDVFNQLPPHLQQFLLQTSILERLCGALCDAVLGVSDYTTGGQSAQSYSQSLLTELERNNLFLFPLDTERIWYRYHRLFADVLRERLVVGCSPEQVATLHRRAGVWYAAHGMLVQAVHHALQAQAIDDIVAMLEPNGLSIISQVSEETLRRWLPAIPEEAFEQHPRIALLRAWLATTNYQAEEASHWIAVAERALADVASGTATPIGLIANLRGELSAVRLRLAILQGNIAQALSEGKQALNWLQSDYQSLRMRVAKDLGYVYLAQGHLSQAEQAFKEAMINGLNAGLPYISALASSDYAYTLMLRGAFSTAIHACRDTLEQTMRRYRHQTVPGIGLALLGLTELYHIRHEFAGALPALAEAESLIKSGQITSYLCLLIVMARVARSRGDLTGALRVIRQTRFLAQQRQVHWVLAVLDGLEGQILLEQGDITAARQLLTKSVSIAQEFYYLPTAIFYAREHITRAQYEWRLAQGAANGDVQALRELAAELREPSGTALWQTLLPFDAALLRGLALSTAGEDATESIMSALELAASERIVAPFTQAGEPLRRILSQLANLQQLSSFGEYIFSLFENDNLSSMVIPPSPTSNNLSELLSQREIEVLRLMAEGRSNHEIAASLIIAVSTVKSHINNIFGKLGVASRTQAVARGRRLGLIP; encoded by the coding sequence ATGATGATGCCGCTTGTGCGCACCAAATTACAGCCACCAGAAGCTCTCCCTTTCTTACTCACCCGCCCGCGTTTACACGATCGTTTACGACTGGCCCTCCATAGACGACTCGTCTTGATCGCAGCTCCGGCAGGCTATGGGAAGACCTCACTGCTGGCCGAATGGCTGGTTGAGGCGCGTAAAGAATGGTCGCACATCGCCTGGGTCAGTCTCGATAGTACCGATAATGATATTCGCCGTATGCTGGCGTACCTGCTCGAAGCACTGCACCATTTGCCGGAAGGGCAACGTGAGCGATTACAATCGTTCATCAACAAAGATAGCGAGATCGATACCGAACAATGGTGTGCCGAATTGCTCAACAATCTGGCCGAAACGGCTAGCTCCACAATTATCGTGCTGGATGATTACCATCTGATCAGCGACTCGCACATCCATCAAGCAATTACATTTCTGGTTGATCATCTGCCGCCACATTGTCGTTTGATCATTCTTAGCCGCAGAGATCCACCGATCCCCCTGGCCCGCTGGCGAGCACGCGGTCATTTGGCTGAATTGCGTAGTTTTGACCTGGCTTTCAGTCCTGAAGAGACGGCCACATTTCTACTGGAAACGATGGATCTTCCACTTAATCGCGAACAGATTGTTACGTTGTTAGAGAGTACTGAGGGTTGGCCGGCTGGTTTACATTTGGCTGCCCTAGCATTACGTGATCGTATAAATCGGGGAGAAGTAATTGATGATCCTATTCCCAGTAATCGTTACGTGGCAGATTATCTGATTGAAGATGTCTTCAACCAATTACCCCCTCATCTACAACAGTTCCTGTTACAAACCTCGATTCTCGAACGGTTATGTGGTGCACTGTGTGATGCAGTGCTTGGCGTAAGTGACTATACGACGGGTGGACAATCGGCGCAATCGTACAGTCAATCACTCCTCACGGAACTGGAACGCAACAATCTTTTCTTGTTTCCACTTGACACCGAGCGCATCTGGTACCGGTACCATCGTTTGTTCGCCGACGTCTTGCGTGAGCGGTTAGTCGTGGGTTGTTCGCCAGAGCAGGTCGCCACGCTCCATCGTCGCGCAGGCGTCTGGTACGCCGCCCATGGAATGCTCGTTCAGGCAGTTCATCACGCCTTGCAGGCGCAGGCCATCGATGACATCGTAGCGATGCTCGAACCAAATGGCCTGTCAATTATTTCACAGGTTAGTGAGGAGACTCTTCGTCGATGGTTACCTGCTATTCCAGAAGAGGCTTTTGAACAGCATCCCCGCATAGCTCTGTTGCGAGCCTGGCTGGCTACCACCAATTATCAAGCTGAAGAAGCATCCCATTGGATTGCAGTGGCCGAACGTGCATTAGCCGATGTTGCGAGCGGTACCGCCACACCGATTGGTCTGATTGCAAACTTACGTGGCGAACTGAGCGCTGTACGTTTGCGACTGGCAATCTTACAGGGCAATATCGCACAGGCGCTCAGCGAAGGAAAGCAAGCCCTGAACTGGTTACAAAGTGACTATCAATCGTTACGAATGCGAGTGGCTAAAGACTTAGGTTACGTCTATCTCGCCCAGGGCCATCTATCGCAGGCCGAGCAAGCTTTCAAGGAAGCGATGATCAATGGTTTGAACGCTGGCCTGCCGTATATTTCTGCACTGGCAAGTAGTGATTATGCCTATACCCTTATGCTGCGCGGCGCATTCAGTACGGCAATTCACGCCTGTCGCGATACACTCGAACAGACTATGCGTCGCTATCGCCATCAAACGGTACCAGGGATTGGATTAGCGTTGCTAGGGCTTACCGAACTCTACCATATCCGCCACGAGTTTGCTGGCGCGTTACCAGCACTTGCCGAGGCTGAAAGTTTGATTAAATCAGGGCAGATCACCAGCTATCTCTGTCTCTTGATTGTGATGGCACGAGTTGCCCGATCACGGGGCGATCTGACCGGTGCGCTACGTGTGATCCGTCAGACCCGCTTTCTGGCTCAACAACGTCAGGTTCATTGGGTACTAGCAGTACTAGATGGTCTGGAAGGACAAATCCTGCTCGAACAGGGAGATATAACGGCGGCCAGACAACTGCTGACAAAGAGCGTATCGATAGCGCAAGAATTTTACTACTTGCCGACGGCCATCTTCTACGCACGCGAGCACATAACCCGTGCGCAGTATGAATGGCGACTAGCTCAAGGTGCTGCGAATGGTGATGTGCAGGCCCTCCGTGAACTGGCCGCTGAATTGAGAGAACCGTCGGGAACAGCACTGTGGCAGACCCTGCTACCCTTTGATGCGGCACTACTGCGCGGGTTAGCGCTGTCAACCGCCGGTGAAGATGCCACTGAATCGATCATGTCGGCACTCGAGCTGGCCGCCAGTGAACGAATAGTGGCACCATTTACACAAGCAGGTGAACCACTTCGCCGCATCCTCAGCCAGCTCGCGAATCTTCAACAGCTATCATCGTTTGGCGAATATATTTTCTCGCTGTTTGAAAACGACAACCTATCGTCGATGGTCATCCCCCCCTCACCCACATCGAACAACTTGTCCGAACTATTGAGTCAGCGTGAAATCGAGGTTCTGCGTCTAATGGCAGAAGGACGCAGTAACCACGAGATTGCTGCCAGTTTAATTATTGCGGTCAGTACGGTGAAATCACACATTAACAACATTTTCGGCAAATTGGGTGTTGCTTCACGCACGCAGGCAGTGGCTCGTGGTCGTCGGCTCGGTCTTATCCCTTAG
- a CDS encoding homoserine dehydrogenase → MDTFKTILTGLGNIGRTLLELLVADSERFALRYGFQLRIIGVADSTGVAFDPDGLDLPAIIDCKRRRLGVRVLPTFRSDLDPINLARTVDYDLLLEATPTNLRDGQPALDIVRAALQRGKAAVLASKGPLVLAFAELAALSDWADDLSPYSVRPPLRFSGAVGGALPTINVGLRDLAGARIERAELVVNSTTQVILEQMAIGADFSTALAEAQRQGIVEPDPSLDVDGWDAAGKLVIFANAVLRQPTTLTDVNIRGIREVTAEELAAAWSAGGRISLVACADRQTDGRYVLSVTPTRLAADHPLARLSRGEMGLVIYSDTAGRSTLSSLEDGPLGTCQAMLRDVIDIRHRLRCAKG, encoded by the coding sequence ATGGACACTTTCAAGACAATCTTGACCGGTTTGGGCAATATTGGCCGTACTTTACTCGAACTGCTGGTGGCCGATTCGGAGCGTTTTGCACTTCGTTACGGTTTCCAGTTGCGGATTATTGGGGTTGCCGATTCGACAGGCGTTGCGTTTGATCCTGACGGTCTTGACCTCCCGGCCATTATTGATTGTAAGCGTCGTCGGCTTGGTGTACGAGTGTTACCAACGTTCCGATCGGATCTCGATCCGATCAATCTTGCACGGACTGTTGATTATGATCTGCTGTTAGAAGCAACTCCTACCAATCTCCGTGATGGTCAGCCAGCGCTTGACATTGTTCGGGCGGCTTTGCAACGCGGCAAAGCTGCTGTCCTTGCCAGTAAGGGGCCACTGGTACTGGCGTTCGCCGAATTAGCTGCTCTCAGCGATTGGGCTGATGATCTCTCGCCGTATAGTGTGCGTCCGCCGTTGCGGTTTTCTGGTGCCGTTGGCGGTGCGTTGCCAACCATCAATGTTGGTCTTCGTGATCTGGCCGGCGCCCGTATTGAACGGGCAGAGCTGGTAGTTAACAGTACCACGCAGGTGATTCTCGAACAGATGGCAATTGGTGCTGATTTTTCTACTGCTCTGGCCGAAGCGCAGCGTCAGGGCATCGTTGAGCCTGACCCGTCTCTCGATGTTGATGGTTGGGATGCTGCCGGTAAGCTGGTCATCTTTGCTAACGCGGTGCTGCGCCAACCAACTACACTGACCGATGTAAACATACGCGGCATCCGTGAGGTGACGGCAGAGGAGCTGGCAGCGGCGTGGAGTGCTGGTGGCCGTATCTCACTAGTCGCATGCGCCGACCGGCAGACAGATGGTCGATACGTTCTCTCGGTTACACCGACCAGGCTGGCTGCCGATCATCCGCTTGCTCGTCTTTCACGTGGCGAGATGGGGCTGGTGATCTATAGCGATACTGCTGGTCGCTCAACGCTCAGCAGTCTTGAAGACGGCCCACTAGGGACATGTCAGGCGATGTTGCGCGATGTCATCGACATCAGGCATCGATTGCGATGCGCTAAGGGATAA